The following coding sequences are from one Verrucomicrobiota bacterium window:
- the clpB gene encoding ATP-dependent chaperone ClpB yields MKPDKFTAKMQEAFNGAIDIASGLGQQEIGNEHFLLSLLAQSEGLTRPVLEKMGVAVQPFIAKLESASAALPKVHGGAQPFVGNELRKSIDSAEGEMAKLKDEFLSAEHYLLALSQEKNATAKLLQETGVTHQTLMKALVEIRGSQRVTDQNPEGKYQTLEKYGRDITELARKGKIDPVIGRDEEIRRTMQVLSRRTKNNPVLIGEPGVGKTAIVEGLARRIVSGDVPDSLKNKRLVAMDIGAMVAGAKFRGEFEDRLKAFLKEVTASEGEIILFIDELHTIVGAGAAEGSMDASNLLKPQLARGELRTIGATTLDEYRKYIEKDAALERRFQPVKVDEPSVEDTIAILRGLKERYEVHHGVRIQDAALVAAAVLSHRYISDRFLPDKAVDLIDEAASRLKIEIESMPTEIDQMERQIMMLEMERQALRKEKDAASKERLEKLEKELAETKETGSGLKARWQKEKEEIGKSQKINEQIEAMKNELVIAQRQGDFAKASEIQYGRIPELQTKLEEHNAKLAKSGQSALLQEEVTEEDIAKVVSVWTGIPVSNLQEGERQKLVKMEERLIERVVGQAQAIKAVSNAVRRARAGLQEENRPIGSFMFLGPTGVGKTELSKALAEFLFDDENAIVRLDMSEYMEKHTVARLIGAPPGYVGYEEGGQLSEAVRRKPYSVILFDEVEKAHGDVFNVLLQVLDDGRITDGQGRTVDFKNTVIIMTSNIGSQYIMEDLAVEERNKRVMEALRGHFRPEFLNRVDEIVIFDRLTDKEIGKIVDIQLARLSSRLGKQKLHLELSDKARAYLAKEGYDPAYGARPLKRVIQQKILDPLSMEILDGKIHEGQTIKADVAGGELVFKTK; encoded by the coding sequence ATGAAACCCGACAAATTCACAGCCAAGATGCAGGAGGCCTTTAACGGGGCGATCGACATCGCCTCAGGTCTCGGCCAGCAGGAGATCGGGAACGAGCATTTCCTGCTCTCGCTACTCGCTCAGAGCGAAGGCCTCACCCGTCCGGTCTTGGAGAAGATGGGAGTGGCAGTTCAGCCTTTCATTGCCAAGCTCGAGTCGGCCTCCGCAGCTCTGCCCAAGGTGCACGGAGGTGCCCAGCCCTTTGTTGGCAATGAACTTCGCAAGAGCATCGACTCCGCCGAGGGGGAGATGGCAAAGCTCAAGGATGAGTTTCTTTCCGCAGAACACTACCTTCTAGCCCTGAGTCAGGAGAAGAATGCCACCGCGAAGTTGCTCCAAGAGACTGGCGTCACTCACCAGACACTGATGAAGGCCCTGGTCGAGATCCGTGGCAGCCAGCGTGTCACCGACCAGAACCCCGAGGGAAAATACCAGACACTGGAGAAATACGGCCGCGACATTACCGAGCTTGCCCGCAAGGGGAAAATCGACCCCGTCATCGGGCGCGACGAGGAGATCCGTCGCACCATGCAGGTCCTCTCCAGGCGTACCAAGAATAACCCCGTGCTCATCGGCGAGCCCGGCGTCGGCAAGACGGCCATCGTTGAGGGACTTGCCCGCCGTATCGTCAGCGGGGATGTTCCCGATTCGCTCAAGAATAAGCGCCTGGTCGCCATGGATATCGGCGCGATGGTGGCTGGAGCCAAGTTTCGCGGCGAGTTCGAGGACCGTCTGAAGGCTTTCCTGAAGGAAGTTACAGCCTCGGAGGGGGAGATCATCCTCTTTATCGACGAGCTTCACACCATCGTCGGCGCCGGTGCCGCCGAGGGATCGATGGATGCCTCCAATCTCCTCAAGCCCCAGCTTGCCCGCGGAGAACTCCGCACGATCGGCGCGACCACCCTTGACGAGTACCGCAAGTACATCGAGAAGGACGCCGCCTTGGAGCGTCGCTTCCAGCCCGTGAAGGTCGACGAACCGAGTGTCGAGGACACGATTGCTATCCTGCGCGGCCTCAAGGAGCGCTACGAGGTCCACCATGGCGTCCGCATCCAGGATGCCGCGCTTGTCGCCGCCGCCGTCCTTTCCCACCGCTACATCTCCGACCGCTTCCTTCCCGACAAGGCTGTCGATCTGATCGACGAGGCCGCTTCCCGACTAAAGATCGAGATCGAGTCGATGCCGACCGAGATCGACCAGATGGAACGTCAGATCATGATGCTCGAGATGGAGCGCCAGGCCCTCCGCAAGGAAAAGGATGCCGCCAGCAAAGAGCGCCTGGAGAAGCTCGAGAAGGAACTCGCAGAGACAAAGGAAACCGGATCGGGATTGAAAGCCCGCTGGCAGAAGGAGAAGGAAGAGATCGGCAAGTCCCAGAAGATCAACGAGCAGATCGAAGCGATGAAGAACGAGCTTGTGATCGCCCAACGTCAGGGTGATTTCGCCAAGGCGAGCGAGATCCAGTACGGGCGCATTCCGGAACTCCAAACCAAGCTTGAGGAGCATAATGCCAAGCTCGCCAAAAGCGGCCAATCCGCCCTACTCCAGGAAGAGGTTACCGAAGAGGATATCGCCAAGGTGGTCTCCGTCTGGACCGGAATCCCCGTCTCCAACCTCCAGGAGGGAGAGAGGCAAAAGCTGGTCAAGATGGAGGAGCGCCTTATCGAGCGTGTGGTGGGACAGGCTCAGGCCATCAAGGCCGTTTCCAACGCCGTCCGCCGTGCCCGAGCCGGCCTTCAGGAAGAGAACCGCCCCATCGGTTCCTTCATGTTCCTCGGCCCCACCGGTGTCGGTAAGACGGAGCTTTCCAAGGCTCTGGCCGAGTTCCTTTTTGACGACGAGAACGCCATCGTCCGGCTCGACATGTCCGAGTACATGGAGAAGCACACCGTGGCTCGTCTCATCGGAGCTCCTCCCGGATACGTGGGTTACGAGGAGGGTGGCCAGCTCAGCGAGGCCGTTCGCCGGAAGCCCTACTCTGTGATCCTCTTTGACGAGGTGGAGAAGGCCCACGGCGATGTCTTCAATGTCCTCCTCCAAGTCCTCGATGACGGACGGATCACCGATGGTCAGGGCCGCACGGTCGACTTCAAGAACACTGTGATCATCATGACGAGTAATATCGGCAGCCAATACATCATGGAGGATCTGGCTGTGGAGGAACGGAATAAGCGTGTCATGGAGGCGCTTCGCGGCCACTTCCGCCCCGAGTTCCTGAACCGCGTTGATGAGATCGTCATCTTCGACCGCCTCACCGACAAGGAGATCGGCAAGATCGTCGATATCCAGCTCGCCCGTCTCTCCAGCCGCCTTGGCAAGCAGAAGCTCCATCTGGAACTCAGCGACAAGGCCCGCGCTTATCTGGCCAAGGAGGGCTACGATCCCGCCTACGGCGCCCGTCCGCTCAAGCGCGTCATCCAGCAGAAGATCCTCGATCCCCTCAGCATGGAGATCCTGGATGGAAAGATCCACGAGGGTCAGACCATCAAGGCGGATGTTGCCGGCGGGGAACTCGTCTTCAAGACGAAGTAG
- a CDS encoding OsmC family protein — protein MVTITSTYDGGLRCTSTHGPSGVKLITDAPLDNHGKGESFSPTDLVATAVANCMMTVMGIAAERHGIDLKGTTVSIGKEMSPDLPRRIVGLKSVMTIPLPSDHPQRTLLENAAKACPVKQSLAPEVDATVEFRWVG, from the coding sequence ATGGTAACCATCACTTCCACCTACGACGGCGGTCTCCGCTGCACCTCCACCCATGGCCCCTCCGGCGTCAAGCTGATCACCGATGCACCGCTCGACAACCACGGCAAGGGTGAGAGTTTCTCGCCCACCGATCTGGTCGCCACGGCTGTCGCCAACTGTATGATGACGGTCATGGGAATCGCTGCAGAAAGGCATGGCATCGACCTCAAGGGGACAACCGTCTCAATCGGCAAGGAGATGAGTCCCGATCTTCCACGTCGCATCGTCGGCCTCAAGTCCGTGATGACAATCCCCCTGCCCTCTGATCACCCGCAGCGCACTTTGCTCGAGAATGCCGCGAAGGCCTGCCCAGTGAAGCAGAGCCTAGCTCCGGAAGTCGACGCCACGGTCGAGTTCCGCTGGGTGGGGTAG
- the rmuC gene encoding DNA recombination protein RmuC, which yields MELFLLSLIVVLLIAVLVIQLRKPGVSTSSSQGTSPEEIVAKLEQIRAMHDQHAAVLSKELDLTRQEAATHARDGRTEIVTMLNQGNASLLNGLTLLGQTQNDRLQSFSETITALTSANDTKFESIRATMETKLKELRDDNALRLEEMRRTVDEKLQGTLEKRLGESFKQVSDRLEQVHRGLGEMQNLAIGVGDLKKVLTNVKTRGGWGEVQLGALLEQMLTPAQYEKNVKTNPSSGEIVEYAIKLPGKGEDDSVVWLPVDAKFFIEDFKRLHEAQERADLVAIEESTKALRDAVLKCAKDISSKYLNPPHTTDFGVMFVPTEGLFAEIIRIPGVIEDLQGKHRVVLAGPTTFAALLNSLQMGFKTLTIQKQSSEVWKTLSDVKAEFAKFGDSLDAVKKKLLEASNKIESVGTRSRAIERSLRNVESLPGQPTAPALDIDDLLKIEESESDAREERE from the coding sequence ATGGAACTGTTCCTGCTCTCACTCATCGTTGTTTTGCTGATCGCGGTGCTAGTGATTCAGCTAAGAAAGCCTGGTGTTTCCACGTCTTCTTCCCAAGGTACAAGCCCTGAGGAGATCGTAGCCAAGCTGGAGCAGATTCGCGCCATGCACGATCAGCATGCGGCCGTCCTGAGCAAGGAACTCGACCTCACCCGTCAGGAGGCCGCCACCCATGCTCGTGACGGCCGCACAGAGATCGTGACCATGCTCAATCAGGGTAACGCCTCACTCCTGAACGGACTGACCCTCCTCGGACAGACCCAGAATGATCGCCTGCAGTCCTTCTCCGAGACCATCACGGCACTCACCAGTGCCAACGACACGAAGTTCGAGAGCATTCGCGCCACCATGGAGACCAAGCTTAAGGAGCTGCGTGACGACAATGCCCTCCGTCTTGAGGAGATGCGCCGCACCGTTGATGAGAAGCTCCAGGGGACCCTGGAGAAGCGCCTCGGCGAATCCTTCAAGCAAGTCTCCGATCGTCTCGAGCAGGTTCACCGCGGACTCGGCGAGATGCAGAACCTCGCCATCGGTGTCGGGGATCTAAAGAAAGTCCTCACCAACGTGAAGACACGCGGCGGTTGGGGCGAGGTTCAGCTGGGAGCATTGCTGGAGCAGATGCTCACGCCGGCCCAGTATGAGAAGAACGTGAAGACGAATCCCTCCTCCGGGGAGATCGTTGAGTATGCAATCAAGCTTCCGGGCAAGGGAGAGGATGATTCCGTCGTCTGGCTGCCCGTGGATGCCAAGTTCTTCATCGAGGACTTCAAGCGCCTTCACGAGGCCCAGGAGCGAGCCGACCTGGTTGCTATCGAGGAATCGACTAAGGCGCTGCGCGATGCCGTTCTCAAGTGCGCCAAGGACATCTCCTCCAAGTACCTCAACCCTCCCCACACCACCGACTTCGGCGTTATGTTCGTCCCGACCGAGGGACTCTTTGCCGAGATCATCCGCATTCCGGGAGTCATCGAGGATTTGCAGGGCAAGCACCGCGTCGTCCTGGCGGGACCCACGACCTTCGCAGCTCTCCTGAACAGCCTCCAAATGGGCTTCAAGACACTCACGATCCAGAAGCAGTCAAGCGAGGTCTGGAAGACCCTCAGCGATGTGAAGGCCGAGTTTGCCAAGTTCGGCGACTCCTTGGACGCCGTGAAAAAGAAGCTTCTGGAAGCATCCAACAAGATCGAGTCCGTCGGCACACGTTCCCGGGCTATTGAGCGCAGCCTCCGTAATGTGGAGAGCCTTCCTGGTCAACCAACGGCTCCAGCCCTTGATATTGATGATCTGCTCAAGATCGAGGAATCCGAATCCGACGCTCGGGAAGAGAGAGAGTAG
- a CDS encoding N-acetylmuramoyl-L-alanine amidase, translating to MKRFRHPSLTIFLTGLLAFLTVFTNGVFAAGEVTVIIDPGHGGTNITGTHLLKSNSSPNNATSPSGLREKDLTLELSQEIQRAFESERGPNRTPKIRCILTRTNDWNPDFAQRAKVAADALNPAALVSIHFNTFRHGAALGTVALIHSMFFNPNHEDDLRFADGLTAATSAAVRNFLPRSPAMDSLNDYHIHDGTGAYLFYQMQRYPQLDKVPKCFLEIEFIDRKDVQGKLLDQRLVTFPVIAKAIADYISCYLQEYPQGSSVLSQPEDESADEKFMDEHKKAESPFGNSALIDWFLGAFRRPNLPD from the coding sequence GTGAAGCGATTTCGGCACCCTTCACTCACGATTTTCCTCACCGGTCTCCTTGCATTTCTCACGGTCTTCACGAACGGCGTTTTTGCCGCCGGGGAGGTGACGGTGATCATTGACCCGGGTCATGGGGGAACGAATATTACCGGGACACACCTCCTGAAGTCGAACTCCTCGCCCAACAACGCCACCTCTCCCTCGGGCCTCAGGGAGAAGGATCTCACACTCGAGCTTTCCCAGGAGATCCAGCGCGCCTTTGAATCGGAACGCGGTCCCAATCGCACACCGAAGATCCGCTGCATCCTCACCAGGACCAATGACTGGAACCCCGACTTCGCCCAGCGGGCCAAGGTGGCAGCCGACGCTCTGAATCCCGCGGCTCTGGTCAGCATCCACTTCAATACCTTCCGCCACGGAGCAGCCCTCGGTACGGTGGCCCTGATCCACAGCATGTTTTTCAACCCCAACCACGAGGACGACCTCCGTTTTGCAGACGGGCTTACAGCGGCTACCTCCGCGGCTGTACGGAACTTTCTCCCCCGCTCACCGGCGATGGATTCCCTCAACGACTACCACATCCATGACGGCACGGGCGCCTACCTCTTCTATCAGATGCAGAGATATCCGCAGCTCGACAAGGTTCCCAAATGTTTTCTGGAGATCGAGTTCATCGACCGGAAGGATGTGCAGGGAAAGCTCCTGGACCAACGCTTGGTAACCTTCCCTGTGATCGCGAAGGCGATCGCTGACTACATCTCATGCTATCTTCAGGAGTATCCTCAGGGGAGCTCCGTTCTCAGCCAGCCGGAGGATGAATCGGCCGATGAGAAGTTCATGGATGAACACAAAAAAGCGGAGTCCCCTTTCGGGAACTCCGCCTTGATTGATTGGTTTCTTGGGGCCTTCCGGCGACCCAATTTGCCGGATTAG
- a CDS encoding RNA-binding protein, with translation MKLYVGNLTFDTTDQDLRELFTQYGKPTDVALVTDRETGRSRGFGFVTMGNAEEGNAAISALEGKDFQGRNLTVNEARPREDRPQGGGGGRSFGGGDRDRGPRRY, from the coding sequence ATGAAACTATACGTAGGCAATCTGACCTTTGACACCACCGACCAGGATCTCCGCGAGCTCTTCACACAGTACGGCAAGCCGACAGACGTCGCCCTTGTTACCGATCGTGAGACCGGCCGTTCCCGCGGATTCGGCTTTGTCACCATGGGCAACGCCGAGGAAGGCAATGCAGCTATCAGTGCTCTCGAGGGCAAGGATTTCCAGGGTCGCAACCTGACCGTCAATGAGGCACGTCCCCGCGAGGATCGTCCCCAGGGCGGTGGTGGTGGCCGCTCGTTCGGAGGAGGCGACCGCGATCGCGGTCCTCGCCGCTACTAA
- the ppsA gene encoding phosphoenolpyruvate synthase, with translation MKKTPPHSPSSKNSSSHSNSQHWIRWFSDTNRSHVHIVGGKNASLGEMISTLGDAGIRVPNGFATTAEAYREFLQANDLNGPISLCLAGLKKDNSNLPAVGAAVRKMILKGEFPSAMAEKLTGAYREMKQRCGHTVESVAVRSSATAEDLPEASFAGQQESFLNIRGEKALLEACRKCYASLFTDRAIIYRMNHGYDQMKVALSVGVQEMIRSDRAGSGVMFSIDTETGFPGCVLIDCTWGLGETVVQGMVEPDEYRVFKPLLGKTSLKPIIEKTLGPKKKKLVYAKAGDSRTHSHSFSTRLANTTEKERSSFVLNDEEVLQLARWACIIEKHYGRPMDMEWAKNGPKGALYLIQARPETVQSRLKSAALKTYRLKEKGRLLASGLAVGDSIATGKVCFLESVAQIGQFVEGSVLVTRITDPDWVPIMKKASAIVTDHGGRTSHAAIISRELGLTAIVGTGDATRMLKNGSQVTVSCAEGEKGSVYAGILDFEVREIDTTKITKTRTKLMVNAGDPSTAFRWWRLPSDGVGLARMEFIIGNLIKIHPMALVHFKQLKDPVVRSEIEKLTKGYKDKTRYFIDTMARGISRIAAAHYPKPVIVRMSDFKTNEYAQLIGGASFEPKEENPMLGWRGSSRYYSEGYREGFALECRAVRMAREELGLDNIVVMIPFCRTIHEADKVLGEMTKNGLVRHRDGLQVYVMAEIPSNVILAERFAQRFDGFSIGSNDLTQLVLGVDRDSGILSHLFEERDEAVMTAITDLLSRARKSGIHTGICGQAPSDHPDFARFLVKNGIDSISVSPDSFLAVKRVIAKAEHDIEILKKN, from the coding sequence ATGAAAAAAACTCCTCCCCACAGCCCTAGCTCCAAGAACTCCTCCTCGCACTCCAACTCCCAGCATTGGATACGCTGGTTTTCGGACACCAACCGATCCCATGTCCACATCGTGGGAGGAAAAAACGCCTCTCTGGGCGAGATGATCAGCACTCTGGGCGACGCGGGCATCAGGGTCCCGAACGGATTCGCAACGACGGCTGAGGCTTACCGGGAGTTTCTGCAAGCCAATGATCTGAACGGGCCGATCTCCCTCTGTCTAGCCGGACTGAAAAAAGATAACAGCAACCTGCCTGCTGTCGGAGCCGCTGTCCGGAAGATGATCCTGAAGGGCGAGTTCCCGAGCGCGATGGCTGAGAAACTGACAGGCGCCTACCGGGAAATGAAGCAGCGCTGCGGCCACACTGTGGAAAGTGTGGCGGTACGCAGCAGCGCGACGGCGGAGGATCTGCCGGAGGCCAGCTTTGCGGGTCAGCAGGAGTCCTTCCTGAATATCCGCGGCGAAAAGGCGCTGCTTGAGGCCTGCAGGAAGTGCTATGCCTCGCTCTTCACCGACAGGGCGATCATCTACCGCATGAACCACGGGTACGACCAGATGAAGGTGGCCCTCTCGGTCGGAGTTCAGGAGATGATCCGTTCGGACAGGGCAGGATCGGGTGTTATGTTCTCGATCGATACGGAGACGGGGTTCCCGGGCTGTGTGCTGATCGATTGCACCTGGGGTCTGGGAGAAACCGTGGTCCAGGGGATGGTGGAGCCCGATGAGTACAGGGTCTTCAAGCCGCTGCTGGGGAAAACGTCACTTAAGCCGATCATCGAAAAGACGCTCGGGCCAAAAAAAAAGAAGTTGGTCTACGCGAAGGCAGGAGATTCACGAACTCACTCCCATTCCTTCTCTACACGGCTGGCGAACACCACCGAGAAGGAGCGCTCCAGCTTTGTCCTGAATGACGAGGAAGTCCTCCAGCTCGCACGGTGGGCCTGCATCATCGAGAAGCACTACGGGCGGCCGATGGACATGGAGTGGGCTAAAAATGGCCCCAAGGGCGCTCTCTATCTTATTCAGGCACGTCCGGAAACCGTCCAATCGCGCTTGAAGTCGGCAGCACTCAAGACCTACCGGCTGAAAGAAAAGGGGCGCCTGCTCGCCAGCGGACTGGCCGTGGGTGACTCCATCGCGACAGGCAAGGTCTGCTTCCTGGAGAGCGTTGCTCAAATCGGGCAGTTCGTGGAGGGATCCGTCCTTGTGACAAGGATCACCGATCCGGACTGGGTCCCGATCATGAAAAAGGCCTCAGCCATCGTGACCGATCACGGGGGCAGGACCAGCCACGCCGCGATCATCAGCCGAGAACTCGGACTCACCGCGATCGTCGGGACCGGTGACGCCACACGCATGCTCAAAAACGGGAGCCAGGTTACGGTCTCATGCGCCGAGGGGGAAAAAGGATCTGTCTACGCAGGGATCCTGGATTTCGAGGTCCGCGAGATCGACACCACGAAGATCACAAAGACCCGGACAAAGCTGATGGTGAATGCGGGCGACCCTAGCACCGCGTTCCGATGGTGGAGGCTTCCGAGCGACGGGGTCGGCCTGGCCCGTATGGAGTTCATCATCGGGAATTTGATCAAGATCCACCCGATGGCTCTCGTCCACTTCAAGCAGCTGAAGGATCCCGTGGTAAGGAGTGAGATCGAGAAACTGACCAAGGGTTACAAGGACAAGACCCGCTACTTCATCGACACAATGGCCCGAGGGATCTCCAGGATCGCGGCCGCTCATTATCCCAAGCCAGTGATCGTGCGGATGAGTGATTTCAAGACCAATGAATACGCCCAGCTGATCGGCGGCGCGTCATTTGAACCAAAGGAGGAGAACCCGATGCTCGGATGGAGAGGCTCGAGCCGCTACTACAGCGAGGGATACCGCGAGGGCTTCGCTCTCGAGTGCCGTGCCGTCCGGATGGCGAGGGAGGAGCTGGGACTCGACAACATCGTGGTGATGATCCCCTTCTGCAGGACGATACACGAAGCGGACAAGGTGCTGGGAGAAATGACCAAGAACGGACTGGTCCGTCACCGTGACGGGCTTCAGGTCTACGTGATGGCCGAGATCCCCTCCAACGTGATCCTGGCGGAGCGATTCGCGCAGCGGTTCGATGGCTTCTCGATTGGATCCAATGACCTCACCCAGCTGGTGCTGGGTGTCGATCGCGACAGCGGCATCCTGAGCCACCTCTTCGAAGAGCGCGACGAGGCCGTGATGACGGCGATCACGGATCTGCTTTCCAGGGCCAGAAAAAGCGGGATCCACACGGGAATCTGCGGCCAGGCGCCCAGCGACCATCCGGATTTCGCGCGTTTCCTCGTGAAGAACGGAATCGACTCCATATCGGTGAGTCCCGATAGCTTCCTAGCCGTGAAACGGGTCATCGCCAAGGCAGAGCACGACATCGAAATCCTCAAAAAGAATTAA
- a CDS encoding 2-hydroxyacid dehydrogenase yields MRVAVFNSKSYDEEFLNWANRDHSHELVYFKPHLSLGTCGLGFGFEGICAFVNDKLSRAVLTKLAEHGTRLIALRCAGFNNVDLTAARELGITVTRIPAYSSHGVAEHAVALILALDRKIPRAFNRVRDGNFSLDGLMGFELYGKTIGILGTGKIGLNMVRIMRGFGMEVLACDPFQNLECAEMGGRYVYLSELWEKSDIISLHVPLNPETHHMIDAQALTQMKRGVMIINTSRGGIIDTAAVIGGLKSGQIGFLGLDVYEEEGDLFFEDLSCEIIQDDFFMRLLTFPNVIVTGHQGFFTDSALHNIAETTIQNISDYEHHAVVPENQVTTANRRN; encoded by the coding sequence ATGAGGGTCGCTGTGTTCAACTCCAAGTCCTACGACGAGGAATTTCTCAACTGGGCCAACAGAGACCATTCACACGAGCTTGTTTACTTCAAGCCCCACCTCTCCCTGGGCACCTGTGGCCTGGGCTTTGGATTCGAGGGCATCTGCGCCTTCGTCAACGACAAGCTGAGCCGCGCAGTCCTGACCAAACTGGCTGAGCACGGGACCCGTCTGATCGCCCTTCGCTGTGCAGGCTTCAACAATGTCGACCTCACCGCAGCAAGGGAGCTTGGGATCACGGTGACCAGAATCCCGGCCTACTCATCGCACGGGGTGGCAGAGCATGCGGTGGCTCTGATCCTGGCGCTGGACAGGAAGATTCCTAGGGCGTTCAACCGTGTGAGGGACGGTAATTTCTCGCTCGATGGACTGATGGGATTCGAGCTCTACGGGAAGACAATCGGCATCTTGGGAACGGGAAAGATCGGCCTGAACATGGTGAGGATCATGCGGGGTTTCGGCATGGAGGTTCTGGCCTGCGATCCATTCCAGAACCTGGAGTGCGCCGAGATGGGCGGGCGCTATGTCTACCTCAGCGAGCTCTGGGAAAAGAGCGACATCATCTCGCTGCATGTCCCCCTGAATCCTGAGACCCATCACATGATCGACGCTCAGGCCCTCACTCAGATGAAGAGGGGTGTCATGATCATCAACACAAGCAGGGGCGGGATCATCGACACGGCGGCCGTGATCGGAGGTCTGAAGAGCGGCCAGATCGGTTTCCTGGGTCTGGATGTCTACGAGGAGGAAGGGGACCTCTTCTTTGAGGATCTCTCGTGCGAGATCATCCAGGACGACTTTTTCATGAGGCTACTGACTTTTCCCAACGTGATCGTCACGGGCCACCAGGGATTCTTCACGGACAGTGCGCTCCACAACATCGCCGAGACGACGATCCAAAACATCTCTGACTACGAGCATCACGCGGTGGTACCCGAGAACCAGGTGACGACCGCCAATAGACGCAACTGA
- a CDS encoding DUF5615 family PIN-like protein, translating into MRWLLDQGLPLRAADLLRSAGEDAVHVSEIGMAKTADELILKHASQEDRIVVTLDADFHAILALSGAKGPSVIRFRMEGMTATPAADLILKIAEKFVSHLLAGCMLSCDEERARLRKLPLG; encoded by the coding sequence ATGCGGTGGCTGCTTGATCAGGGGTTGCCCCTGAGGGCCGCTGATCTGTTACGATCGGCCGGCGAGGATGCCGTCCATGTCTCGGAAATCGGCATGGCCAAAACTGCTGATGAATTGATCCTGAAGCATGCCTCGCAGGAGGATCGTATCGTAGTGACGCTCGATGCGGATTTTCATGCTATCCTGGCTCTTTCCGGAGCCAAAGGTCCGAGCGTTATAAGATTCCGAATGGAGGGGATGACAGCCACTCCGGCCGCTGATCTGATCCTGAAGATCGCTGAAAAATTCGTTTCACATCTGTTGGCTGGTTGCATGCTTTCCTGCGATGAGGAACGAGCTCGCCTGCGAAAACTGCCATTGGGTTAA
- a CDS encoding DUF433 domain-containing protein, whose amino-acid sequence MQSLDRITVDPAVMNGQPCLRGMRLTVRRVLEIAALYPDAAERKKDYPDLEDADVAQAIRYAALYLPDQTVLLNSGHAVAA is encoded by the coding sequence ATGCAATCCTTGGATAGAATTACCGTGGATCCGGCCGTGATGAACGGGCAACCCTGCCTGCGCGGAATGCGTCTGACCGTGCGTCGGGTGCTGGAGATTGCAGCCCTCTATCCCGACGCGGCCGAGCGTAAGAAGGATTACCCTGATCTGGAAGATGCGGATGTGGCTCAAGCGATCCGCTACGCGGCGCTCTATCTGCCGGACCAGACGGTATTACTGAATAGCGGCCATGCGGTGGCTGCTTGA